A window from Agelaius phoeniceus isolate bAgePho1 chromosome 13, bAgePho1.hap1, whole genome shotgun sequence encodes these proteins:
- the SENP8 gene encoding sentrin-specific protease 8, with protein sequence MDPVVLSYVDSLLRQSDVALLEPPNWLNDRIIGFAFEYFSTQQFQEFSHRVCFISPEVAQFIKCALSQEEIAIFLQPLDLLCKELLFLPINDNSSQAAGGTHWSLLVYFRDKKCFAHYDSHSKCNSAHAKQVAGKLEAFLGKRGGKATFVEEKAPAQQNSYDCGMYVICNAEALCHGYFQGRMEPLLQLLTPSYITQKRSEWKALITKLAQK encoded by the coding sequence aTGGATCCCGTGGTTCTCAGCTACGTGGACAGCCTGCTGAGGCAGTCGGACGTGGCGCTGCTGGAGCCCCCGAACTGGCTCAACGACCGCATCATCGGCTTCGCCTTCGAGTACTTCAGCACCCAGCAGTTCCAGGAGTTCAGCCACCGAGTTTGTTTCATCAGCCCCGAGGTGGCCCAGTTCATCAAGTGTGCCCTTAGTCAGGAAGAAATAGCCATATTCCTCCAGCCCCTGGACCTTCTCTGCaaggagctgctgttcctgcctaTCAATGACAACTCCAGCCAGGCCGCTGGGGGCACCCACTGGAGCTTGCTGGTTTATTTCAGGGACAAAAAGTGCTTTGCCCATTACGATTCCCACAGTAAATGCAACTCTGCCCACGCCAAGCAAGTGGCAGGGAAACTGGAGGCCTTTCTGGGAAAAAGAGGGGGCAAAGCCACCTTTGTGGAGGAGAAGGCGCCGGCACAGCAGAACAGCTACGACTGTGGGATGTACGTGATCTGCAACGCCGAGGCTCTGTGCCACGGCTACTTCCAGGGCAGGATggagcctctgctgcagctcctcaccccCTCCTACATCACGCAGAAGAGGTCAGAGTGGAAAGCTCTCATCACAAAACTGGCACAGAAGTGA